Proteins encoded within one genomic window of Pectobacterium araliae:
- a CDS encoding DUF1795 domain-containing protein — translation MYQMNEGTLAIPAQWRDESLHVFVLPDETTNLVVNRTPTEPGQAAETVYEKTLEQFSTHLTGYNEVLSWELTLAGVPAPALEYTWQSPEGKMHQVVVMQVRGNLLLTFTITAAGVLSDARKAELLAVIETFNAAEPATAEDKAGRHA, via the coding sequence ATGTACCAGATGAACGAAGGCACGCTGGCTATTCCTGCGCAGTGGCGTGATGAATCCCTGCACGTTTTTGTCCTGCCGGATGAAACCACTAACCTGGTGGTGAACCGCACCCCGACGGAACCCGGTCAGGCAGCGGAAACGGTTTATGAAAAAACGCTGGAACAGTTTTCTACCCATCTCACGGGTTACAACGAGGTGCTGTCCTGGGAACTGACGCTGGCAGGCGTGCCTGCTCCCGCACTGGAATACACCTGGCAGTCACCGGAAGGGAAAATGCATCAGGTAGTGGTGATGCAGGTGCGGGGTAACCTGTTGCTGACGTTCACCATTACCGCTGCCGGGGTGCTGAGTGATGCCCGTAAAGCGGAGCTGCTGGCCGTGATTGAGACGTTTAATGCGGCTGAACCTGCCACAGCGGAGGATAAGGCTGGCCGCCATGCGTGA
- a CDS encoding type VI secretion system tip protein VgrG, translating into MANSTGLQFTVTVGALPASTFAVVDFQLSEALNQPFALSLNLASPLPSIDFGAVLDQPCELLVWYEGELKRRVSGMVSAFAQGDTGFRRTRYQAEVRPALWRLGLRTNARIFQAQKPEAIIGTLLEESGITDYAFALRHDHAPREYCVQYRESDLAFVTRLAAEEGLYFFHEFEESKHRVVFADDAGALSKGPELFFNLATQGLSEGDYVRRFRYAERVSTAEVALKDYSFKTPAYGLLHSKMGSELEHQRESYQHFDYPGRFKQDPSGKAFTGYRLDALRAGAMTGSGESNAAMLMPGSSFTLTEHPNPTLNSGWQLVAITHSGQQPQALEEESGGEPTTYSNSFEVISAKSTWRADLPYKPMVDGPQIATVVGPAGEEIYCDEYGRIKLQFPWDRYGASDDQSSCWVRVSQGWAGGQYGLIAIPRIGHEVIVSFLEGDPDQPIVTGRTFHATNPSPYPLPANKTRTSLRTSTHKGAGFNELRFEDQAGQEEVFIHAQKDMNTVVLNNRKTTVTADHEESVGGNQAVSVVKDQSTEIQGQQGIAISGGRSTVIGDTEAQDEAHDSLQVKNNIAIQSQKGGILIATDKGFIGIGADGVINIKGTHIVINGQQIDLN; encoded by the coding sequence GTGGCAAACAGTACAGGATTACAGTTCACGGTAACGGTCGGCGCCCTGCCTGCCTCGACCTTTGCCGTGGTGGATTTTCAGCTCAGCGAGGCACTGAACCAGCCGTTTGCCCTGTCGCTGAATCTGGCCAGCCCGTTGCCCAGCATCGACTTTGGTGCAGTACTCGACCAGCCCTGTGAGCTGCTGGTGTGGTACGAAGGCGAACTGAAGCGCCGGGTCAGCGGCATGGTCAGCGCCTTTGCCCAGGGCGACACCGGCTTTCGTCGCACCCGCTATCAGGCAGAAGTACGTCCCGCGCTGTGGCGGCTGGGGCTGCGTACCAACGCCCGTATTTTTCAGGCGCAAAAGCCGGAGGCGATTATCGGTACATTGCTGGAAGAGTCCGGCATTACCGATTATGCCTTTGCACTGCGTCACGACCACGCCCCGCGCGAATACTGCGTGCAGTATCGGGAAAGCGATTTGGCGTTTGTCACCCGACTGGCGGCAGAGGAAGGGCTGTATTTCTTCCATGAGTTTGAAGAGAGTAAACACCGCGTCGTTTTTGCGGATGATGCAGGCGCACTCAGTAAAGGCCCGGAACTGTTCTTCAACCTTGCTACACAGGGCCTGAGCGAAGGCGACTATGTCCGTCGTTTCCGCTATGCCGAGCGTGTCAGTACCGCCGAAGTCGCGCTCAAGGATTACAGCTTCAAAACCCCCGCCTATGGTCTGCTGCACAGCAAGATGGGCAGCGAGCTAGAACACCAGCGCGAAAGTTATCAGCACTTCGACTACCCCGGCCGCTTCAAGCAAGACCCAAGCGGCAAAGCCTTTACCGGCTACCGGCTGGATGCGTTAAGAGCAGGAGCGATGACCGGCTCTGGCGAATCGAATGCCGCGATGCTGATGCCGGGCAGCAGCTTTACCCTGACGGAGCACCCTAACCCGACGCTGAATAGTGGCTGGCAACTGGTGGCGATAACGCACAGCGGGCAACAACCGCAGGCGCTGGAAGAGGAAAGCGGCGGCGAACCCACCACCTACAGCAACAGCTTTGAGGTTATCAGTGCCAAATCGACCTGGCGTGCCGACCTGCCGTACAAACCGATGGTGGACGGCCCGCAGATTGCCACCGTGGTCGGCCCGGCGGGGGAAGAAATCTACTGTGACGAATACGGCCGCATCAAACTGCAATTCCCGTGGGACCGCTACGGCGCCAGTGACGACCAGAGCTCCTGCTGGGTGCGGGTGAGTCAGGGCTGGGCGGGCGGTCAGTACGGGCTGATAGCCATCCCGCGTATCGGCCACGAGGTGATTGTCAGCTTCCTCGAAGGTGACCCGGACCAGCCGATTGTCACCGGCAGAACCTTCCACGCCACCAATCCGTCGCCGTACCCGCTGCCCGCCAACAAGACGCGCACCTCACTGCGCACTTCAACGCACAAGGGGGCCGGGTTCAACGAACTGCGCTTTGAAGACCAGGCCGGGCAGGAAGAAGTGTTCATCCATGCTCAGAAAGACATGAACACAGTAGTGCTGAACAACCGTAAGACCACCGTCACGGCTGACCATGAGGAAAGCGTGGGCGGTAATCAGGCGGTGTCGGTGGTGAAAGACCAGTCCACCGAAATCCAGGGGCAACAGGGCATCGCCATCAGCGGCGGTCGCAGCACGGTCATTGGTGACACGGAAGCACAAGATGAGGCGCACGACAGCCTACAGGTGAAAAACAACATTGCCATCCAGTCGCAGAAGGGGGGCATCCTGATAGCGACGGACAAGGGCTTTATTGGTATCGGTGCAGACGGGGTCATCAACATCAAGGGCACTCACATTGTCATCAATGGCCAGCAAATCGACCTGAACTGA
- a CDS encoding Hcp family type VI secretion system effector, with protein MPTPCYISIEGKTQGNITAGAFTSDSVGNIYVQGHEDEMLVQEFKHVVTVPTDPQSGQPSGQRVHKPFKFTVALNKAVPLLYNALSTGEMLPTVTLKWYRTSVEGKQEHFFSTVLTDATIVDINCQMPHCQDPSKLDYTQLIEVSLAYRKIDWEHTVAGTSGSDDWRAPVEA; from the coding sequence ATGCCAACTCCATGCTATATCAGCATCGAAGGGAAAACCCAGGGCAACATCACCGCAGGGGCGTTCACCTCTGATTCCGTCGGCAACATCTACGTGCAGGGCCACGAAGATGAAATGCTGGTACAGGAATTCAAACACGTCGTCACCGTACCAACCGACCCGCAGTCCGGTCAGCCATCCGGCCAGCGTGTGCATAAACCGTTCAAGTTCACCGTGGCGCTGAACAAAGCCGTTCCGCTGCTGTATAACGCGCTGTCTACCGGTGAAATGCTGCCCACTGTGACCCTGAAGTGGTATCGCACCTCCGTGGAAGGCAAGCAGGAGCACTTCTTCTCTACCGTGCTGACCGACGCCACCATCGTGGACATCAACTGCCAGATGCCACACTGTCAGGACCCGTCCAAACTGGACTACACCCAGTTAATCGAAGTGTCGCTGGCTTACCGCAAAATCGACTGGGAACACACCGTTGCCGGCACTTCCGGTTCTGATGACTGGCGTGCGCCGGTCGAAGCGTAA
- a CDS encoding DUF1852 domain-containing protein, with translation MNKDFTFTLKSICFDENYNPSENTRITTNFANLARGEKRQENLRNTLVMIDKRFNSLAHWDNPKSDRYSVELEIISVEIDIEGNGDTFPAIEILKTNIVDKKTNERIEGIVGNNFSSYVRDYDFSVLLPEHNKSHPGFSTPDNFGDLHGKLFKCFTNSIYYKNNFNKQPVICLSISSKNTYHRTGNQHPVLGIEYQQNEPSLTDHYFGKMGLQARYFMPANSVAPLAFYFSGDLLSDYTNLELISTISTMETFQKIYRPEIYNANSAAGQCYQPTLNHQDHSLTKIVYDRVERSQLAIEQGKFTEEQFIKPYKNILEQWSAHYAL, from the coding sequence ATGAACAAAGATTTTACATTTACCCTTAAAAGCATTTGTTTCGATGAAAATTATAACCCTTCTGAAAATACGCGCATCACGACCAACTTTGCGAACCTGGCCAGAGGAGAGAAGCGTCAGGAGAACTTACGCAACACGTTAGTGATGATTGACAAGCGTTTCAATTCTTTGGCGCATTGGGATAACCCCAAAAGCGATCGTTACTCTGTCGAACTTGAAATCATTTCCGTCGAGATTGATATTGAAGGCAATGGCGATACCTTCCCAGCCATTGAAATATTGAAAACAAATATTGTTGATAAAAAAACAAACGAACGCATTGAAGGCATTGTAGGGAATAACTTTTCTTCTTACGTGCGAGACTATGATTTTAGCGTATTACTGCCAGAACATAATAAGAGTCACCCCGGATTTAGCACGCCAGATAATTTTGGCGATTTGCACGGGAAATTATTTAAATGTTTCACAAATTCAATTTATTACAAAAATAACTTTAATAAACAACCCGTTATATGCCTCAGCATTTCAAGTAAAAACACTTATCATCGGACGGGAAATCAGCATCCTGTTTTGGGCATCGAATACCAGCAGAATGAACCTTCCTTGACCGATCATTATTTCGGAAAAATGGGATTACAGGCTCGCTACTTTATGCCTGCAAATAGTGTCGCACCTTTGGCTTTTTATTTTTCTGGTGATTTACTGAGTGATTACACAAATCTTGAGCTTATCAGTACCATCAGCACGATGGAGACGTTCCAAAAGATTTATCGACCTGAGATTTACAATGCTAACTCAGCAGCAGGGCAATGCTATCAACCTACTCTGAATCATCAGGATCATTCATTAACAAAAATTGTTTATGATCGGGTAGAACGCAGTCAGTTGGCTATTGAGCAAGGAAAGTTTACTGAAGAGCAATTCATCAAACCCTACAAAAATATTCTTGAACAATGGTCTGCTCACTACGCGCTTTGA
- a CDS encoding methionine synthase, which yields MKRLLPTSTAGSLPKPSWLAEPEKLWSPWKLQNDELIDGKKDALSLSLFDQLRAGIDIVSDGEQTRQHFVTTFIEHLSGVDFEKREVVKIRNRYDASVPTVVGAVTRQKPVFVEDAKFLRQLTKQPIKWALPGPMTMIDTLYDNHYKSREKLAWEFAKILNQEAKELEAAGVDIIQFDEPAFNVFFEEVNDWGIAALERAIEGLKCETAVHICYGYGIKANTDWKKTLGSEWRQYEEAFPKLQTSNIDIISLECHNSRVPMDLLELIRGKKVMVGAIDVATNAVETPEDVANTLRKALQFVDADKLYPSTNCGMAPLSRRVATGKLNALSAGAEIIRKELSAQ from the coding sequence ATGAAAAGATTGCTCCCCACGTCAACGGCTGGCAGTTTGCCCAAACCCTCTTGGCTCGCAGAGCCTGAGAAACTGTGGTCTCCCTGGAAATTACAAAACGACGAGTTAATTGACGGGAAAAAAGATGCTCTGAGTTTGTCGCTGTTTGATCAACTGCGCGCAGGTATTGATATAGTCAGCGATGGTGAACAAACGCGCCAACACTTTGTGACAACGTTCATTGAGCACCTTAGCGGCGTGGACTTTGAGAAGCGTGAAGTCGTTAAAATTCGTAATCGCTATGACGCAAGCGTACCGACCGTGGTCGGTGCGGTGACACGTCAAAAACCCGTTTTTGTTGAAGATGCCAAATTCTTACGTCAACTTACTAAGCAGCCGATTAAATGGGCTCTGCCAGGGCCGATGACGATGATCGATACGCTGTATGATAACCACTATAAAAGCCGCGAAAAACTGGCCTGGGAATTCGCCAAAATTCTCAATCAGGAAGCGAAAGAGCTAGAAGCCGCGGGTGTGGATATTATTCAGTTCGATGAGCCAGCCTTTAATGTGTTTTTTGAAGAAGTGAATGATTGGGGTATCGCCGCGTTAGAAAGAGCGATTGAAGGGCTGAAATGTGAGACGGCGGTACACATTTGCTACGGGTATGGCATCAAAGCCAATACCGATTGGAAAAAGACGCTGGGATCAGAGTGGCGGCAATATGAAGAAGCGTTTCCTAAACTGCAAACATCCAATATCGATATCATCTCGCTGGAATGCCACAACTCGCGTGTTCCCATGGATCTGCTTGAACTGATTCGCGGTAAAAAAGTGATGGTTGGAGCCATTGACGTGGCAACCAATGCCGTCGAGACACCAGAAGACGTCGCCAATACGCTACGCAAAGCACTTCAGTTTGTCGATGCCGACAAACTCTACCCTTCAACCAACTGTGGTATGGCTCCTTTATCTCGTCGGGTAGCTACAGGCAAGCTTAATGCGTTAAGTGCTGGCGCAGAAATCATCCGAAAAGAACTCTCGGCTCAATAA
- a CDS encoding acyl carrier protein, translating into MEQEILALFEKILSRKVGFNDELIESDILDSILAVDLVLEVQDVYGCVIPPTEVATVLKTPAELARYIEENRG; encoded by the coding sequence ATGGAACAAGAAATACTCGCGCTGTTTGAAAAGATCTTATCCCGTAAAGTGGGCTTTAATGATGAACTGATTGAGTCCGATATTCTCGACTCGATTCTGGCGGTCGATCTGGTGCTGGAAGTGCAGGACGTCTACGGCTGCGTGATCCCGCCAACTGAAGTCGCTACTGTTCTAAAGACCCCAGCAGAATTGGCACGCTACATTGAAGAGAACCGCGGCTAA
- a CDS encoding AMP-binding protein — MNLHSELQELQDFLRATLLEPANPNQLAISGSDEAMTWQQLSVAVTDWSHRYQQCQQPAGSPVVLYGHQQAEFAVAIYSCLLHNIPYIPVDCIYPQERLKEIFHLANAPYYYDVVTRQFIATGEVGQALVEQDLAYIMFTSGSTGKPKGVQIGRESLWHFMKWVREDFSLPDVPVLMNHAVFSFDLSLIPLLANLAAGGHIVLNAKEDIAAENWLDRLKDNGVSVWVSTPSFAYQKLLSPQFNSEYLPELNVFVFIGEVLNKALVKQLRRRFPHAKILNSYGPTEATIATTVIEITDDILHNDNDLLPVGAMMPDSRMEITAEGELIIWGKNVMRGYLGLVQENAEKLLHRKSEAFRGYRTGDLGYENGLLYCQGRNDSQIKLNGYRIEINEIENRLLAISDISEAVVLPLMKSGGGVLRIAAFCVTNLAPEAIKTSLSKVIPPYMVPSQIIIQDALPLNPNGKIDRKLLDTHARTI, encoded by the coding sequence ATGAACCTTCACTCAGAACTTCAGGAACTACAAGATTTCCTGCGTGCGACATTACTTGAGCCCGCTAACCCCAATCAGTTGGCGATTAGCGGCAGCGATGAAGCGATGACCTGGCAACAGCTATCCGTTGCCGTTACTGACTGGTCGCATCGCTATCAGCAATGCCAGCAGCCCGCGGGTTCGCCAGTGGTGTTATATGGACACCAGCAGGCAGAATTCGCTGTGGCGATCTATAGCTGCCTGCTACATAACATTCCGTATATCCCAGTGGACTGTATCTACCCGCAGGAGCGGCTCAAGGAGATTTTCCATCTGGCGAACGCTCCTTACTACTACGATGTCGTGACGAGGCAGTTTATTGCTACGGGTGAGGTGGGTCAGGCGTTAGTCGAGCAGGATCTCGCGTATATCATGTTCACCTCCGGCAGTACCGGAAAACCGAAAGGAGTGCAAATCGGGCGTGAAAGCCTGTGGCACTTTATGAAATGGGTACGTGAGGACTTTTCGCTGCCAGATGTGCCGGTGCTGATGAACCATGCCGTGTTCAGCTTCGATCTCTCCCTGATCCCGCTGTTGGCGAATCTGGCAGCCGGAGGGCACATCGTCCTGAATGCGAAAGAGGATATTGCAGCAGAAAATTGGCTCGATCGCCTGAAAGATAACGGCGTTTCCGTTTGGGTTTCAACGCCCTCTTTCGCCTATCAGAAGCTGCTTTCTCCTCAGTTCAACAGTGAATACTTACCTGAACTTAACGTCTTCGTCTTCATTGGCGAAGTGCTCAATAAAGCGTTAGTAAAACAGCTACGCCGCCGCTTTCCGCACGCCAAAATTCTCAACTCTTATGGCCCAACGGAAGCGACTATCGCCACCACCGTCATCGAAATCACGGATGATATCCTGCACAACGACAACGACCTGCTGCCCGTCGGCGCGATGATGCCGGACTCCAGAATGGAAATTACTGCTGAAGGTGAGCTGATCATTTGGGGGAAAAACGTGATGCGTGGCTACCTTGGGCTGGTGCAGGAGAACGCGGAGAAATTGCTTCATCGCAAAAGCGAGGCGTTCCGAGGCTACCGAACCGGCGATCTGGGCTATGAGAACGGGTTGTTGTACTGCCAGGGGCGAAATGACAGCCAGATCAAACTTAATGGCTACCGTATTGAAATCAACGAAATTGAAAACCGTCTGCTGGCGATATCCGACATCAGCGAAGCCGTTGTCCTGCCGCTGATGAAATCGGGCGGTGGCGTACTGCGTATTGCCGCGTTCTGCGTGACGAACTTAGCACCAGAGGCGATTAAAACCTCGCTCTCTAAGGTGATTCCGCCCTATATGGTGCCTTCCCAAATTATTATCCAAGATGCGTTGCCGCTGAATCCTAACGGCAAGATTGACCGTAAACTGCTGGATACCCATGCCCGCACGATTTAA
- a CDS encoding membrane-bound O-acyltransferase: MYSSGMFFFLLFSSALLFALINRVFSYRLTYLSAFSVLAVLGWGYIFQGDYIIPVAVFLSFYIFVTLKEKGWLRTWQAVSLTLLPLFLVKLHLNNHWGMIGLSFMTFRAIDVLLYRSKKDGQNFLHYFCYLFMPFIILAGPMYRWRTWLTDINKPAFMITREQFLVAMEQIFTGIIQKFLFAMLINNLVIESWSHRPFTLNVGVVMSLAYSAYLYFDFAGYSNMAIGAGRLFGLNIPANFNMPILAKNPQDFWRRFHISLSEWLRDVVFMPIYMNLMKLDFFRQNKTLAQNIGIFCTLFCMGAWNGLERHYVISGALFGAISVVHNMLQWSAKRSPALNNFLHHSVIVLIGRILTLTSAAASLYIFSGMSPL, encoded by the coding sequence ATGTACAGCTCCGGAATGTTTTTTTTCCTTCTGTTTTCATCAGCATTGTTGTTTGCGCTGATTAATCGCGTATTCAGTTATCGACTGACGTATTTATCCGCCTTTTCCGTCTTGGCGGTGTTAGGCTGGGGATATATTTTCCAGGGGGATTACATTATTCCCGTGGCGGTTTTCCTGAGTTTTTATATTTTCGTTACCTTAAAAGAGAAAGGCTGGCTGAGAACCTGGCAGGCGGTCAGCCTGACGTTGCTCCCGCTGTTTTTAGTGAAATTACACCTAAACAACCACTGGGGCATGATTGGTTTGTCTTTTATGACCTTCCGCGCCATTGATGTTCTGCTGTATCGCAGCAAAAAAGACGGCCAGAATTTCCTGCATTACTTCTGCTATCTGTTTATGCCCTTCATTATTCTGGCGGGCCCCATGTATCGCTGGCGGACGTGGCTTACTGACATTAATAAACCGGCCTTCATGATTACCCGTGAGCAGTTTTTAGTGGCCATGGAGCAAATCTTTACCGGTATTATTCAGAAGTTCTTATTTGCCATGCTGATCAATAATCTGGTGATTGAGTCGTGGAGCCATCGCCCGTTTACATTAAACGTGGGTGTGGTGATGTCGCTGGCCTACAGCGCCTATCTCTACTTTGATTTTGCTGGCTACAGCAATATGGCTATCGGGGCAGGGCGCTTATTTGGCTTGAATATCCCAGCGAACTTCAATATGCCCATTCTGGCTAAAAACCCGCAGGATTTCTGGCGGCGCTTCCACATCAGCCTGTCGGAATGGCTGAGGGACGTGGTCTTTATGCCGATTTATATGAATCTGATGAAGCTCGATTTTTTCCGACAGAACAAAACGCTGGCGCAGAATATTGGCATTTTCTGCACCCTGTTCTGTATGGGGGCATGGAATGGACTTGAACGACACTATGTTATTAGCGGCGCGCTGTTTGGTGCCATTTCCGTTGTTCATAACATGTTGCAGTGGTCTGCCAAACGTAGTCCAGCGTTGAATAATTTTCTGCATCACTCGGTTATTGTGCTCATCGGTCGAATTCTGACGCTGACAAGCGCAGCGGCCTCCCTCTACATCTTTAGCGGAATGTCTCCTCTATGA
- a CDS encoding D-alanyl-lipoteichoic acid biosynthesis protein DltD, whose amino-acid sequence MKIKNTLCLHILMATLAILFLSAHPLATSVDPALTFQPLINTMEGTPKEQREKIATISHALQGNAIFFLGASEVSTSEDEHYAVYNYFNNQLHRPVVAYGDSYVDSVTHFLLLSRFKNDLNANSKVVLLLAPDSFYSDGIPPAIFANNFPASIFNPLMKDDQTRSFLVNYLQHIDKEEISHLTFGQMKVYGWDPQIIWQEVSYQFANFCELIKNDWLAMLRIVPQPTQPWPHPLATHVIPDWDRELAQAHELNKSRQQSAATLWMDKSVFADDQTREEWDDAPIFPAQMEALSATIKLLKARNAQFVVIVDPINPWAIKNSEKFQPVDRQIRSVLEENQVRYFDMYAQPYQNGWNWDRLHPTEPAWVTMDHFIAESFK is encoded by the coding sequence ATGAAAATAAAAAATACTCTCTGTCTACATATCCTGATGGCTACCCTCGCCATCCTGTTTCTTAGTGCTCACCCGCTAGCAACAAGTGTTGATCCTGCGTTAACATTCCAACCGCTGATAAACACCATGGAAGGAACGCCGAAAGAACAAAGGGAAAAAATAGCGACTATTTCTCATGCTTTGCAGGGAAATGCGATTTTCTTTCTTGGTGCATCCGAAGTTTCTACTTCTGAAGACGAACATTACGCGGTCTATAACTATTTTAATAACCAACTGCATCGTCCGGTTGTGGCTTATGGCGATAGTTATGTCGATAGCGTCACGCATTTTTTACTGCTTTCACGTTTTAAAAATGATCTTAACGCTAACAGTAAAGTTGTTTTGCTGCTTGCGCCCGATAGCTTTTATTCGGACGGTATTCCCCCGGCCATTTTTGCCAACAATTTTCCGGCATCTATTTTCAATCCGTTGATGAAGGACGACCAGACGCGATCCTTTCTGGTCAATTACTTACAACATATCGACAAAGAAGAGATAAGCCATCTAACTTTCGGCCAAATGAAAGTCTATGGTTGGGATCCGCAAATTATCTGGCAGGAAGTGAGTTATCAATTTGCTAATTTCTGCGAGCTGATAAAAAACGACTGGTTAGCGATGCTACGCATTGTCCCTCAGCCCACACAACCATGGCCGCATCCACTCGCCACCCATGTGATTCCCGACTGGGATCGCGAGCTGGCTCAGGCTCACGAGCTGAATAAATCTCGCCAGCAAAGCGCAGCGACGCTGTGGATGGATAAGTCTGTTTTTGCAGACGATCAAACGCGGGAAGAGTGGGATGACGCACCGATTTTTCCTGCGCAAATGGAGGCGTTATCCGCGACGATAAAACTGTTGAAAGCGCGCAATGCGCAGTTTGTCGTCATTGTCGATCCGATCAATCCGTGGGCAATTAAGAATTCCGAGAAATTTCAGCCAGTCGATCGTCAGATCCGGTCGGTGCTGGAGGAAAATCAGGTTCGCTATTTTGATATGTATGCGCAGCCTTACCAAAACGGCTGGAATTGGGATCGTCTGCACCCAACCGAGCCAGCCTGGGTCACGATGGATCATTTTATTGCTGAGAGTTTTAAATGA
- a CDS encoding PTS lactose/cellobiose transporter subunit IIA, whose product MDVDTRMIELIVKSGETRSCAMEALRSARRGEWEHVDELLKMAAVALNRAQLIQTEFIGHQSKEKTNLELIVVHAQDHLMNAMLCRELAEEIIELRKEVSGVNMHTR is encoded by the coding sequence ATGGATGTAGATACGCGGATGATTGAGCTTATTGTTAAATCTGGCGAAACACGTTCCTGCGCAATGGAAGCACTCAGATCCGCCCGCCGAGGCGAGTGGGAACACGTCGATGAACTATTAAAAATGGCGGCGGTAGCGCTAAACCGAGCGCAGTTGATCCAGACCGAATTTATTGGCCACCAGAGTAAGGAAAAAACCAACCTTGAACTCATCGTGGTGCACGCACAGGATCACCTGATGAATGCGATGTTGTGCCGTGAGCTGGCTGAGGAAATTATTGAACTCAGGAAAGAGGTCTCAGGCGTTAATATGCACACGCGTTAG
- a CDS encoding iron ABC transporter substrate-binding protein — MKLGFGLLSSAVLLASGLTLSASANAAENDEGIVIYNAQHENLVKSWVDGFTKETGIKVTLRSGSDTELGNQLVQEGKSSPADVFLTENSPSMVLVDNADLFAPLDKATLAQVAPDYRPSHGRWIGIAARSTVFVYNPTKFTDAQLPKSLADLAKPEWKGRWAASPSGADFQAIVSAYLELKGEKATQEWLKGMKENFTAYKGNSTVMKAVNAGQIDSGVIYHYYRFVDQAKTGENSNNTKLYYFKHKDPGAFVSISGGGVLASSKHAKEAQAFIQWITGKSGQEILRTNDAFEYAVGVNAASNDKLVPLKDLDAPKVDAARLNSKKVVDLMTQAGLL, encoded by the coding sequence ATGAAGCTTGGTTTTGGATTACTGAGTTCTGCCGTTTTATTGGCTTCCGGCCTGACTCTCAGCGCATCGGCAAATGCAGCAGAAAACGATGAAGGGATTGTGATTTACAATGCCCAACATGAAAACCTTGTAAAATCGTGGGTAGATGGTTTCACCAAAGAAACGGGTATCAAGGTGACGTTGCGCAGCGGCAGCGACACCGAATTAGGCAACCAACTGGTGCAGGAAGGGAAATCGTCTCCTGCCGACGTGTTTCTGACCGAAAACTCACCGTCGATGGTGCTGGTCGATAATGCCGATCTCTTTGCTCCGTTGGATAAAGCGACCCTTGCGCAGGTCGCGCCTGACTATCGCCCGTCCCACGGACGCTGGATCGGTATTGCCGCGCGATCCACCGTATTTGTCTATAACCCAACCAAATTTACCGACGCGCAGCTGCCAAAATCCTTAGCCGATCTGGCGAAGCCAGAATGGAAAGGTCGCTGGGCAGCGTCGCCATCGGGTGCAGATTTTCAGGCCATCGTCAGCGCCTATCTGGAGCTGAAAGGCGAAAAAGCCACGCAAGAATGGTTGAAGGGCATGAAAGAGAACTTCACTGCCTACAAAGGCAACAGCACGGTGATGAAAGCGGTGAATGCAGGTCAGATTGATAGCGGCGTGATCTATCACTATTACCGTTTTGTCGATCAGGCTAAAACTGGTGAAAACAGTAACAACACGAAGCTGTACTACTTCAAGCATAAAGATCCGGGCGCGTTCGTCAGTATTTCCGGCGGCGGCGTACTGGCCTCCAGCAAGCACGCCAAAGAGGCGCAAGCTTTCATTCAGTGGATCACGGGTAAATCTGGTCAGGAAATCTTGCGTACCAACGATGCGTTTGAATATGCCGTTGGCGTCAACGCGGCCTCAAATGACAAACTGGTTCCGCTGAAAGATCTGGATGCACCGAAAGTTGATGCCGCCAGGCTCAACAGTAAGAAAGTCGTGGATCTGATGACGCAGGCAGGCCTGTTGTAA